The following are from one region of the Salvia splendens isolate huo1 chromosome 2, SspV2, whole genome shotgun sequence genome:
- the LOC121769584 gene encoding NAD(P)H-quinone oxidoreductase subunit T, chloroplastic-like — protein MAAPTATPPASFSLSPTNRITKSRIPHATHRTKELTCHVRRCSFRVQAVQGPTPSSEKRRQAPPGVDTRIHWESEEEGWIGGSSSGSSQEQAKDKDDLLGEKFSELLNSSTDSYYQFLGVPANADVEEIKAAYRRLSKEYHPDTTVLPLRTASDKFMKLREIYNVLSDDEKRRFYDWTLAQEAASREAEKMRIKLDDPYMREVQEYESVPDMVDRLGGRNMELSDQATQALSFDILIIFFSICCLIYVVYFKEPY, from the exons ATGGCTGCACCAACCGCAACTCCCCCTGCTTCATTCTCACTCTCACCTACTAACCGAATTACCAAATCAAGAATTCCCCATGCAACACACAGGACAAAGGAACTCACCTGCCACGTGCGCCGCTGCAGCTTCCGAGTCCAGGCCGTGCAGGGACCAACTCCTAGCAGCGAAAAGAGGCGGCAGGCGCCACCTGGAGTTGACACAAGAATCCACTGGGAGAGCGAAGAAGAAGGGTGGATCGGGGGCAGTAGCTCGGGGTCATCACAGGAGCAGGCCAAAGACAAAGACGACTTGCTCGGGGAGAAATTCTCCGAGCTGCTCAACAGTTCAACAGATTCATATTACCA GTTTCTGGGAGTACCTGCAAACGCTGACGTCGAAGAAATCAAGGCAGCCTACCGGAGGCTGTCCAAGGAATACCATCCAGACACAACTGTACTTCCTCTGAGAACAGCCTCAGACAAGTTCATGAAATTAAGAGAGATCTACAATGTACTGAGCGATGACGAGAAGCGCAGGTTCTATGACTGGACACTGGCTCAGGAGGCAGCAAGCCGAGAAGCAGAGAAGATGAGGATCAAGCTGGACGACCCATACATGCGAGAGGTGCAGGAATATGAGTCCGTTCCAGATATGGTGGATCGGTTGGGTGGGAGGAACATGGAGCTCAGTGACCAGGCAACACAAGCTCtaagttttgatattttgatcattttcttCTCTATATGTTGTCTAATATATGTTGTCTACTTCAAAGAGCCCTACTAG